In Halorussus limi, a genomic segment contains:
- a CDS encoding NAD(P)/FAD-dependent oxidoreductase codes for MRIAVLGAGYAGLTLARKLERTVPDDVEILVVERTGRHLVQHEVHRVIRRPSLADDIVVELDEVLDRAGVRRAEVVDVDPDAGVVTLASGERIDYDYAGVCLGAETAFYDLPGVEDHAAPLKTLDDAERIREEFLDALSAGRPDDPARVVVGGAGLSGVQVAGELAAFAREEDASESVTITLLEQLDEVAPAFPENFRAAVRDQLEARDVEIRTGTGVASADDDSIELETGERLDYDQFVWTGGIRGPDALDGERPAVKNTLRLGDGTFVVGDAARVVDADGEPVPASAQAAVREARSVAENVAKLVEYDREGDDMFEPRLDPFAFDSPGWLVSVGDGAVAQVGPTVLTGRAAKALKTTVGAGYLSSVGAIRNAADLVGEELGYER; via the coding sequence ATGCGAATCGCTGTCCTCGGCGCGGGCTACGCCGGACTGACCCTCGCCCGAAAACTGGAGCGCACCGTCCCCGACGACGTGGAGATTCTGGTGGTCGAGCGGACCGGCCGCCACCTCGTCCAACACGAGGTCCACCGCGTGATTCGCCGCCCCTCGCTGGCCGACGACATCGTGGTCGAGTTGGACGAAGTGCTGGACCGCGCCGGGGTCAGACGGGCCGAGGTCGTCGACGTGGACCCGGACGCGGGCGTCGTCACGCTAGCGTCGGGCGAGCGAATCGACTACGACTACGCCGGGGTCTGTCTCGGGGCCGAGACCGCCTTCTACGACCTGCCGGGCGTCGAGGACCACGCCGCGCCGCTCAAGACGCTGGACGATGCCGAGCGGATTCGCGAGGAGTTCCTCGACGCGCTGTCGGCCGGTCGTCCGGACGACCCCGCCCGCGTCGTCGTCGGCGGCGCGGGCCTGTCGGGCGTGCAGGTGGCGGGCGAACTCGCGGCGTTCGCCCGGGAGGAGGACGCCAGCGAGTCGGTCACCATCACCCTGCTCGAACAGTTGGACGAAGTCGCGCCCGCGTTCCCCGAGAACTTCCGGGCCGCGGTCCGCGACCAACTCGAAGCCCGCGACGTGGAGATTCGGACCGGAACCGGGGTCGCTTCCGCGGACGACGACTCCATCGAACTCGAAACCGGCGAGCGACTCGACTACGACCAGTTCGTCTGGACCGGAGGCATCCGCGGTCCCGACGCGCTCGACGGCGAGCGCCCCGCGGTGAAGAACACCCTGCGACTCGGCGACGGCACCTTCGTCGTGGGCGACGCCGCCCGCGTGGTGGACGCCGACGGCGAACCGGTCCCGGCGAGCGCGCAGGCCGCGGTCCGGGAGGCCCGCTCCGTGGCCGAGAACGTCGCCAAACTCGTGGAGTACGACCGGGAGGGCGACGACATGTTCGAACCGCGACTCGACCCGTTCGCGTTCGACTCGCCGGGGTGGCTGGTCTCGGTCGGCGACGGCGCGGTGGCTCAAGTCGGGCCGACCGTCCTCACGGGCCGGGCCGCGAAGGCGCTCAAGACCACCGTCGGCGCCGGCTACCTCTCGTCGGTGGGTGCGATACGCAACGCCGCAGATTTGGTCGGCGAAGAACTAGGGTACGAGCGGTAA